The proteins below are encoded in one region of Castor canadensis chromosome 6, mCasCan1.hap1v2, whole genome shotgun sequence:
- the Grpel2 gene encoding grpE protein homolog 2, mitochondrial → MAARSMWAVRRWVQRLLASSTASESRGWLHPFSTATQRTAGEDCSSEDPPDEPGPSLAEQALRLKAVKLEKEVQDLTLRYQRAVADCENIRRRTQRCVEDAKIFGIQSFCKDLVEVADILEKTTKCISEETEPEDQKLTLEKVFRGLSLLEAKLKSVFAKHGLEKMAPIGDKYDPHEHELICHVPAGIGVQPGTVALVRHDGYKLHGRTIRLAQVEVAVESQRRL, encoded by the exons ATGGCCGCGCGGTCGATGTGGGCGGTCCGGCGATGGGTGCAGCGCCTGCTGGCCTCAAGTACCGCGTCTGAGAGCAG GGGATGGCTGCACCCATTTAGCACTGCCACCCAGAGAACTGCTGGTGAGGACTGCAGTTCTGAGGACCCTCCTGATGAGCCTGGGCCCTCTCTTGCTGAACAAGCCTTAAGGCTAAAAGCTGTTAAACTGGAGAAAGAAGTCCAGGATTTAACA CTGAGATACCAGAGAGCTGTAGCTGATTGTGAAAACATAAGGAGAAGAACCCAGAGATGTGTGGAAGACGCCAAGATATTCG GAATCCAGAGTTTCTGTAAGGATTTGGTGGAAGTGGCAGACATTTTGGAGAAGACTACTAAGTGCATATCTGAAGAAACAGAACCTGAAGATCAGAAGCTCACTCTGGAAAAAGTCTTCAGGGGGTTGTCACTTTTAGAAGCCAAGCTGAAAAGTGTATTTGCCAAGCATGGCCTGGAGAAGATGGCACCTATTGGTGACAAATATGACCCTCATGAGCATGAACTCATCTGTCATGTGCCAGCTGGTATTGGGGTGCAGCCTGGCACTGTGGCATTAGTAAGGCATGATGGCTACAAACTTCATGGCCGCACCATTAGACTTGCCCAGGTGGAAGTGGCAGTAGAGTCTCAGAGACGACTTTGA